The Thermus caldifontis genome includes a region encoding these proteins:
- a CDS encoding Clp1/GlmU family protein, with protein sequence MLLLTGPTDAGKTTLALKLLEKAGEAYLLDLDPGQGALPGAFTLFRHREGALTPVRRYLLGALSPRGVEARAVVGALRLARLIPPGSPAVADTDGYLDPGFRLLQVEALVPTEVLVLGWEGFYQALSWRKDLRVRLAPPLPGVRKKTSAERRKNRLERLLAHFQGARPRPLPLGPAGAHPMEPAESHRLYGLLDEEGFLLGYGRLLAWAGDEGLFLTPVAAEVAQVVPTRLLLPIPELPG encoded by the coding sequence ATGCTCCTCCTTACGGGCCCCACGGACGCGGGCAAGACCACCCTGGCCCTTAAGCTCCTGGAAAAGGCGGGAGAAGCGTACCTTTTGGACCTGGACCCGGGGCAAGGAGCCCTGCCCGGGGCCTTTACCCTCTTTCGCCACCGGGAAGGAGCCCTAACTCCCGTGCGCCGCTACCTTCTGGGGGCCCTTTCCCCCCGGGGGGTGGAGGCTCGGGCGGTGGTGGGGGCCTTGCGCTTAGCCCGCCTCATCCCCCCGGGAAGCCCCGCCGTGGCCGACACGGATGGCTACCTGGACCCAGGGTTCCGGCTTTTGCAGGTGGAGGCCCTGGTTCCCACCGAGGTGCTGGTCCTGGGGTGGGAAGGGTTCTACCAAGCCCTTTCCTGGCGAAAGGACCTGAGGGTGCGCCTGGCCCCACCCCTCCCTGGGGTTCGCAAAAAGACCTCGGCTGAGAGGCGGAAAAACCGCCTGGAAAGGCTTCTTGCCCACTTCCAGGGGGCCAGGCCCCGGCCCCTTCCCCTCGGCCCCGCGGGGGCGCACCCCATGGAGCCCGCCGAGTCCCACCGGCTTTACGGCCTTTTGGACGAGGAGGGGTTCCTCCTGGGCTACGGGCGGCTTCTGGCCTGGGCGGGGGATGAAGGCCTTTTCCTCACCCCCGTGGCGGCGGAGGTGGCCCAGGTGGTCCCCACCCGGCTTCTTCTCCCTATTCCCGAACTACCAGGTTGA
- a CDS encoding acyl-CoA dehydrogenase family protein codes for MGLWFEESQEERAVLGPFREFLKAEVAPGAAERDRTGAFPFGLIGKLAQFGVFGATVPEAYGGAGLTSRLFARMVEEIAYYDGSLALTVASHNSLATGHILLAGNERQKETFLPKLASGEALGAWGLTEPGSGSDAAALKTRAEAVAGGYVLNGTKQFITQGSVAGVYVIVARTDPPPSPERKHLGISAFAFFRPERGLRIGRKEEKLGLHASDTAQLLLEDLFVPEEGLLGERGKGFYHVLKVLDGGRIGIAAMAVGLGRAALDYALRYAKEREAFGRPIAEYQGVSFRLAEAATELEAARLLYLKAAELKDAGRPYTLEAAQAKLFASEVAVRACDEAIQVLGGYGYIKDYPVERYWRDARLTRIGEGTSEILKLIIARRLLESV; via the coding sequence ATGGGGCTCTGGTTTGAGGAAAGCCAGGAGGAGCGGGCGGTCTTGGGGCCTTTCCGGGAGTTTCTCAAGGCGGAGGTGGCCCCGGGAGCAGCGGAGAGGGACCGGACGGGGGCCTTTCCCTTTGGGCTCATAGGGAAGCTTGCCCAGTTTGGCGTCTTTGGGGCCACGGTGCCCGAGGCCTATGGGGGGGCAGGGCTAACGAGCCGGCTTTTCGCCCGCATGGTGGAGGAGATCGCCTATTACGACGGATCCTTGGCCCTCACCGTGGCCAGCCACAACTCCTTGGCCACGGGGCACATCCTCCTTGCGGGCAACGAGAGGCAGAAGGAAACCTTCCTACCCAAGCTGGCCTCGGGGGAGGCCCTGGGGGCCTGGGGGCTCACGGAGCCGGGTTCGGGCTCGGATGCCGCCGCCCTGAAAACCCGGGCGGAGGCGGTGGCGGGAGGGTATGTGCTGAACGGCACCAAGCAGTTCATCACCCAGGGGAGCGTGGCCGGGGTCTATGTGATCGTGGCCCGCACCGACCCTCCGCCAAGCCCGGAGAGGAAGCACCTGGGCATCTCCGCCTTCGCCTTCTTTCGCCCCGAGAGGGGTCTCCGCATTGGCCGCAAGGAGGAGAAGCTGGGCCTCCATGCCTCCGACACCGCCCAGCTTCTTTTGGAGGACCTTTTCGTCCCGGAGGAAGGCCTTTTGGGGGAGCGGGGCAAGGGGTTTTACCACGTGCTCAAGGTGCTGGACGGGGGCAGGATCGGGATCGCCGCCATGGCGGTGGGCCTGGGGAGGGCGGCCTTGGACTATGCCCTGCGCTACGCCAAGGAAAGGGAGGCCTTCGGCAGGCCCATCGCCGAGTACCAGGGGGTTTCCTTCCGGCTGGCGGAGGCGGCCACGGAGCTGGAGGCGGCGAGGCTTCTCTACCTCAAGGCAGCGGAGCTTAAGGATGCGGGCAGGCCCTATACCCTCGAGGCCGCCCAGGCCAAGCTCTTCGCCAGCGAGGTGGCGGTAAGGGCCTGCGACGAGGCCATCCAGGTTCTGGGAGGGTACGGCTACATCAAGGACTACCCCGTGGAGCGCTACTGGCGGGATGCCCGCCTGACCCGCATCGGGGAGGGGACCAGCGAGATCCTAAAGCTCATCATTGCCCGGCGCCTTCTAGAGTCGGTGTGA
- the moaD gene encoding molybdopterin converting factor subunit 1 translates to MRVEVRLFALYREQAGTDRLQLELPEGAQVRHAKEALEKRFPSLRLDGGMAAVNQTLAQGETPLKEGDEVAFLPPVSGGQDSFGLTHDPLDLKALVEWATAPEYGAVVSFLGTTRSPNRGEEVAFLEYEAYPGMAEKVMAEIIGEMRARFPLGRVALWHRLGRVNPGEASIAIVVSARHRREAFAACQYAIDRVKEVLPVWKKEHRPDGSFWVEGFSPEDHRL, encoded by the coding sequence ATGCGGGTTGAAGTGCGGCTTTTCGCCCTCTACCGGGAACAGGCGGGCACGGACCGCCTGCAGTTGGAACTCCCGGAAGGCGCCCAGGTGCGGCACGCCAAGGAAGCTCTGGAGAAGCGCTTCCCCAGCCTAAGGTTGGATGGCGGCATGGCGGCGGTGAACCAGACCCTGGCCCAAGGGGAGACCCCCCTAAAGGAAGGGGACGAGGTGGCCTTTTTGCCCCCGGTTTCCGGAGGGCAGGACTCCTTTGGCCTCACCCACGACCCCTTGGACCTAAAGGCTTTGGTGGAGTGGGCCACGGCCCCCGAGTACGGGGCGGTGGTGAGCTTTCTGGGCACCACCCGTAGCCCCAACCGGGGGGAGGAGGTGGCCTTTTTGGAGTACGAGGCCTACCCCGGCATGGCGGAGAAGGTCATGGCGGAGATCATCGGGGAGATGCGCGCCCGCTTTCCCCTGGGCCGGGTGGCCCTTTGGCACCGCTTAGGCCGGGTGAACCCCGGGGAGGCCTCCATCGCCATCGTGGTCTCGGCCCGGCACAGAAGGGAGGCCTTCGCCGCCTGCCAGTACGCCATTGACCGGGTAAAAGAGGTCCTCCCGGTTTGGAAAAAGGAACACCGTCCCGACGGGAGCTTCTGGGTGGAGGGGTTCTCCCCGGAGGACCACCGCCTCTAG
- a CDS encoding HrcA family transcriptional regulator has product MTARQRALLYLLVEEYIKTKAPVPSARLAEGLGLSPALVRYELIALEEMGYLSKPHASAGRVPTRQAFRQYSLSLLPPKPLPEATQKRLQRALEGAREPEAFLVKMAVGLSGYPALLRLRPRNSPKVLQVHLSTLSEGTLAVLVLEGGRVKEVRLPLTLPAERLKQAEGALSGPFFTLPPAPRGLEELFAHLSRALATGLSLVYREGLAEALKEPEARDPGFLERLVALYEAGGDEAVLTPPGRVDVRVGEVEGLAQVQAGFARGEWLGEIVLLGPMRMRYLEALSVALSLSQVYTGQHAG; this is encoded by the coding sequence GTGACGGCCAGGCAGCGGGCCCTTCTCTACCTCCTGGTGGAGGAGTACATCAAGACCAAGGCCCCGGTACCCTCGGCCAGGCTGGCCGAGGGCCTGGGGCTTTCCCCTGCCTTGGTCCGCTACGAGCTCATCGCCCTCGAGGAGATGGGCTACCTCTCCAAGCCCCACGCCTCGGCGGGCCGGGTCCCCACCCGGCAGGCTTTCCGCCAGTACTCCCTTTCCCTCCTTCCCCCCAAACCCCTACCCGAAGCCACCCAAAAGCGGCTCCAACGGGCCCTGGAAGGCGCCAGGGAGCCCGAGGCCTTCTTGGTGAAGATGGCGGTGGGGCTTTCCGGGTACCCTGCCCTCCTACGCCTGAGGCCCAGGAACTCCCCCAAGGTCCTCCAGGTCCACCTCTCAACTCTGTCCGAGGGCACCCTGGCGGTCTTGGTCCTAGAAGGGGGGAGGGTGAAGGAGGTTCGGCTTCCCCTCACCCTCCCGGCCGAGCGATTGAAACAGGCGGAAGGAGCCCTCTCGGGGCCCTTTTTCACCTTGCCCCCAGCCCCCAGGGGCCTCGAGGAGCTCTTCGCCCACCTCTCCCGGGCCCTCGCCACAGGCCTTTCCCTCGTCTACCGGGAAGGTCTGGCCGAGGCCCTAAAGGAACCGGAGGCCAGGGACCCTGGCTTTCTGGAGCGGCTGGTGGCCCTTTATGAGGCTGGAGGGGACGAGGCAGTTCTAACCCCTCCCGGCCGGGTGGACGTGCGGGTGGGGGAGGTAGAGGGCCTGGCCCAGGTGCAGGCGGGCTTCGCCCGGGGGGAGTGGCTGGGAGAGATCGTGCTTTTGGGGCCCATGCGCATGCGCTACCTCGAGGCCCTCTCCGTGGCCTTAAGCCTCAGCCAGGTCTATACTGGACAGCATGCGGGTTGA
- a CDS encoding P-II family nitrogen regulator has translation MKLIVAIIRPDKLQEVLEALFKAEVRGLSISRVQGHGGETERVETYRGTTVKMALHEKVRLEIGVSEPFVRPTVEAILKAARTGEVGDGKIFVLPVEKVYRIRTGEEDEAAVTPVQ, from the coding sequence ATGAAGCTCATCGTGGCCATCATCCGGCCGGATAAGCTCCAGGAGGTCCTGGAAGCCCTCTTCAAGGCGGAGGTGCGGGGGCTATCCATCAGCAGGGTCCAGGGGCACGGGGGGGAGACGGAAAGGGTGGAAACCTACCGGGGCACCACGGTGAAGATGGCCCTGCACGAGAAGGTGCGCCTGGAGATCGGGGTGTCCGAGCCCTTCGTAAGGCCCACGGTGGAGGCCATCCTCAAGGCCGCCCGCACCGGGGAGGTGGGGGACGGGAAGATCTTCGTCCTGCCGGTGGAGAAGGTCTACCGCATCCGCACCGGGGAGGAGGACGAGGCCGCCGTGACCCCGGTACAATGA
- the leuS gene encoding leucine--tRNA ligase, whose product MERYNPHAIEPKWQRFWKEKGFMRAKEALGKKGKQYVLVMFPYPSGDLHMGHLKNYTMGDVLARFRKVQGYEVLHPMGWDAFGLPAENAALKFGLHPRDWTYENIRQAKESLELMGILYDWDREVTTCEPDYYRFNQWIFLKMWEKGLAYRAKGLVNWCPKCQTVLANEQVVEGRCWRHEDTPVEKRELEQWYLRITAYAERLLKDLEGLDWPEKVKAMQRAWIGRSEGAEIQFPVEGLGETITVFTTRPDTLFGATFMVLAPEHPLTLRLATPDRRAEVEAYVEAARRKTEIERQAEGREKTGVFLGAYAINPATGERIPIYTADYVLYGYGTGAIMAVPGHDSRDFEFAKKYGLPIRKVIERPGEPLPEPLEAAYEEPGIMVNSGPFDGTPSEEGKKRVVAWLEEKGLGRARVTYRLRDWLISRQRYWGTPIPMVHCQACGVVPVPEEELPVLLPDLKDIEDIRPKGKSPLEAHPEFYETTCPKCGGPAKRDTDTMDTFFDSSWYYLRYTDPKNDRLPFDPEKADFWMPVDQYIGGVEHAVLHLLYSRFFTKFLHDLGMVRVEEPFQGLFTQGMVLAWTDFGPVEVEGERVRLPEPTRIRLEIPEKELSLEEVRKMGAELRPHEDGTLHFWKPAVMSKSKGNGVMVGPFVKEEGADIARITILFAAPPENEMVWTEEGVQGAWRFLNRIWRRVAEDREALAATSGQFAAEALEGPDKELYGKLHQTLKKVTEDLENLRFNTAIAALMELLNALYDYRKVRPVTPLYRTAIRYYLQMLFPFAPHIAEELWHWFWPDSLFEAGWPELDEKALEKDVVEVAVQVNGRVRGTIQIPKDAPLEVAKAEALKVRNVQAHLEGKAIVKEIYVPGKILNLVVRE is encoded by the coding sequence ATGGAGAGGTACAACCCGCACGCCATAGAGCCCAAGTGGCAGCGCTTTTGGAAGGAAAAGGGCTTCATGAGGGCTAAGGAGGCCCTGGGGAAAAAGGGGAAGCAGTACGTGTTGGTCATGTTCCCCTACCCTTCCGGCGATCTCCACATGGGCCACCTGAAGAACTACACCATGGGGGATGTCCTGGCCCGCTTCCGCAAGGTACAGGGGTATGAGGTCCTGCACCCCATGGGCTGGGATGCCTTTGGCCTGCCCGCGGAAAACGCCGCCCTTAAGTTTGGCCTTCACCCCCGGGACTGGACCTATGAGAACATCCGCCAGGCCAAGGAGAGCCTCGAGCTCATGGGCATCCTCTACGACTGGGACCGGGAGGTGACCACCTGCGAGCCCGACTACTACCGCTTCAACCAGTGGATCTTCCTCAAGATGTGGGAGAAGGGCCTGGCCTACCGGGCCAAGGGCCTGGTGAACTGGTGCCCCAAGTGCCAGACGGTCCTGGCCAACGAGCAGGTGGTGGAGGGCCGGTGTTGGCGGCACGAGGACACCCCGGTGGAGAAGCGGGAGCTGGAGCAGTGGTATCTGCGCATCACCGCCTATGCGGAAAGGCTCCTTAAGGACCTCGAGGGCCTGGACTGGCCGGAGAAGGTGAAGGCCATGCAACGGGCCTGGATCGGCCGTTCGGAGGGGGCGGAGATCCAGTTCCCGGTGGAGGGCCTGGGAGAGACCATCACCGTCTTCACCACCCGGCCCGACACCCTTTTCGGGGCCACCTTCATGGTCCTGGCCCCGGAGCACCCCCTCACCTTGAGGCTCGCCACCCCCGATAGGCGGGCCGAGGTGGAGGCCTATGTGGAGGCGGCCAGGCGCAAGACGGAGATCGAGCGCCAGGCGGAGGGCCGGGAGAAGACGGGGGTCTTCCTGGGGGCCTACGCCATCAACCCCGCCACCGGGGAAAGGATCCCCATCTACACCGCCGACTACGTGCTCTATGGCTACGGCACCGGGGCCATCATGGCGGTGCCGGGGCACGACAGCCGGGACTTTGAGTTCGCCAAGAAGTATGGCCTTCCCATACGAAAGGTGATCGAGCGCCCGGGTGAGCCCTTGCCCGAGCCCCTGGAGGCCGCCTACGAGGAGCCCGGCATCATGGTGAACTCCGGGCCCTTTGACGGCACCCCCAGCGAGGAGGGCAAGAAGAGGGTAGTGGCCTGGCTGGAGGAAAAGGGCCTGGGCCGGGCCAGGGTCACCTACCGCCTCCGGGACTGGCTGATAAGCCGCCAGCGCTACTGGGGCACCCCCATCCCCATGGTCCACTGCCAGGCCTGCGGGGTGGTACCGGTCCCCGAGGAGGAGCTTCCCGTCCTCCTCCCCGACCTCAAGGACATCGAGGACATCCGCCCTAAGGGGAAAAGCCCCCTGGAGGCCCACCCCGAGTTCTACGAGACCACCTGCCCCAAGTGCGGCGGCCCCGCCAAGCGGGACACGGACACCATGGACACCTTCTTTGACTCCAGCTGGTACTACCTGCGCTATACCGACCCCAAAAACGATCGGCTTCCCTTCGACCCCGAAAAGGCGGACTTCTGGATGCCCGTGGACCAGTACATCGGCGGGGTGGAGCACGCGGTGCTCCACCTCCTCTACAGCCGCTTCTTCACCAAGTTCCTCCACGACCTGGGGATGGTGAGGGTGGAGGAGCCCTTCCAGGGGCTTTTCACCCAGGGCATGGTCCTGGCCTGGACGGACTTCGGCCCCGTGGAGGTGGAAGGGGAAAGGGTGCGCCTGCCCGAGCCCACCCGCATCCGCCTGGAGATCCCGGAGAAGGAGCTTTCCCTGGAGGAGGTGCGGAAGATGGGGGCCGAGCTCAGGCCCCACGAGGACGGCACCTTACACTTCTGGAAGCCGGCGGTGATGAGCAAGTCCAAGGGCAACGGGGTTATGGTGGGGCCCTTCGTGAAGGAGGAGGGGGCGGATATCGCCCGCATCACCATCCTCTTCGCCGCTCCCCCGGAAAACGAGATGGTCTGGACGGAAGAAGGGGTGCAGGGGGCCTGGCGCTTCCTGAACCGCATATGGCGCCGGGTGGCGGAGGACCGGGAGGCGTTGGCGGCCACCTCGGGCCAGTTCGCTGCCGAGGCCCTCGAGGGCCCCGACAAAGAGCTTTACGGGAAGCTTCACCAGACCCTCAAGAAGGTCACGGAGGACCTGGAGAACCTTCGCTTCAACACCGCCATCGCCGCCCTCATGGAGCTTCTGAACGCCCTTTACGACTACCGCAAGGTGCGGCCCGTAACCCCCCTCTACCGCACCGCCATCCGCTACTATCTGCAGATGCTCTTCCCCTTCGCCCCCCACATCGCCGAGGAGCTTTGGCACTGGTTCTGGCCAGATAGCCTCTTTGAGGCGGGCTGGCCCGAGCTGGACGAGAAGGCCCTGGAAAAGGATGTGGTGGAGGTGGCGGTGCAGGTGAACGGGAGGGTGCGGGGGACCATCCAGATCCCCAAGGACGCTCCCCTCGAGGTGGCCAAGGCCGAGGCCCTCAAGGTGAGGAACGTCCAGGCCCACCTGGAGGGCAAGGCCATCGTGAAGGAAATCTACGTCCCCGGCAAGATCCTCAACCTGGTAGTTCGGGAATAG
- the rlmN gene encoding 23S rRNA (adenine(2503)-C(2))-methyltransferase RlmN yields the protein MKPILELLPEELPGEGYRKAQIAHWLYARGALDFSEMTDLPKGLREALAKEWRISEFALVEAYPSRDGSVKYLFTLLDGKKTEAVYMPYENRKTVCLSSMVGCPAGCTFCATGALGFGRNLTAAEILSQLLAIAHHQGISPREIRNVVLMGMGEPLLNLPNVLKATRLLLHPKGLAMSPRRITLSTVGIPKGIYRLAEEDLGVRLALSLHAPDDETRRRIIPTAHRYSVAEILEAVRHYYAKTKRRVTFEYTLLKGLNDHPWQARLLAKLLRGISAHVNLIPFNPWEGAPVEGTPKAGILAFAEELRRLGVPTSIRFSRGQDVGAACGQLALKAPKALRFTPTLEGAGQ from the coding sequence ATGAAACCCATTCTGGAACTCCTGCCCGAGGAACTTCCCGGCGAGGGCTACCGTAAGGCCCAGATCGCCCACTGGCTCTACGCCCGGGGGGCTTTGGACTTCTCCGAGATGACCGACCTGCCTAAGGGCCTCAGGGAGGCCTTGGCCAAGGAGTGGCGTATCTCCGAGTTCGCCTTGGTGGAGGCCTACCCGAGCCGGGATGGAAGCGTCAAGTACCTCTTCACCCTGCTGGACGGGAAGAAGACGGAAGCCGTCTACATGCCCTACGAAAACCGCAAGACCGTCTGCCTCTCCAGCATGGTGGGTTGCCCCGCCGGGTGCACCTTCTGCGCCACCGGAGCCTTGGGCTTTGGCCGCAACCTCACGGCAGCGGAAATCCTCTCCCAGCTCCTGGCCATCGCCCACCACCAGGGCATCTCCCCCCGGGAGATCCGCAACGTGGTGCTGATGGGCATGGGGGAGCCCCTTTTAAACCTCCCCAACGTCCTGAAGGCCACCCGCCTCCTCCTCCACCCCAAGGGCCTGGCCATGAGCCCAAGGCGCATCACCCTTTCCACCGTGGGCATTCCCAAGGGCATCTACCGCCTGGCGGAGGAGGACCTGGGGGTACGGCTTGCCCTTTCCCTCCACGCCCCCGATGACGAAACCCGCAGGAGGATCATCCCCACCGCCCATCGCTACTCGGTGGCGGAGATCCTGGAAGCGGTGCGCCACTACTACGCCAAGACCAAAAGGCGCGTCACCTTTGAGTACACCCTCCTCAAGGGCCTAAACGACCACCCCTGGCAGGCCCGGCTTCTCGCCAAGCTGCTTAGGGGCATCAGCGCCCACGTGAACCTGATTCCCTTTAACCCCTGGGAAGGGGCCCCGGTGGAGGGCACCCCCAAAGCGGGCATCCTGGCCTTCGCCGAGGAGCTGAGGCGTTTGGGCGTCCCCACCTCCATCCGCTTTAGCCGGGGGCAGGACGTGGGAGCCGCCTGCGGCCAGCTGGCCCTGAAGGCCCCCAAGGCCCTCCGCTTCACACCGACTCTAGAAGGCGCCGGGCAATGA
- a CDS encoding ATP-binding protein, with the protein MTWEELLDRLSLGQDERTLFLPPDLSPEELARYAAGLANHRGGILFLGVDREGRVVGASEIHPLQITHALFQLTQGLLLPYVEVVEGPLGRVLALHVPQSPAAIAVGVGRVPFWDGKRLTELKMGQALPEPDFTAQVLPAASLSDLDPVEVLRLRRILEERGSNLAALPDLELLFALGLLERVEGEERPTVAGLLLAGTPLALRRLLPQAEVSYYFHESEEGYTFREDLLRPIPALLQRLRDLIQARNRVRYLMVGLFRLEVWDFDQEVYREALLNALVHRDWQSPDAIQVHHYPDRLEVSNPGSFPPGITPENILRHPPKRRNPRLAEALYRLGYVERAGSGVDKMYRLLLKYGKEPPEYRLFPEALTLVLYNPELDEAFVRELAEAQERLGGFSLDHLIAVGHLRRVGEATLEELSRALQLPPEAARKVLSRMERMGLLRKEGGRYHLLRRDPLGERVLGLLERPRSRREVQEGLGLSPRAALVLLNRLIREGKVERVGRGAATRYRRL; encoded by the coding sequence GTGACGTGGGAGGAACTCTTGGATCGGCTTTCCCTGGGTCAGGATGAGCGCACCCTTTTCCTGCCCCCAGACCTCTCCCCGGAGGAGCTGGCCCGCTACGCCGCGGGCCTGGCCAACCACCGGGGGGGAATCCTTTTCCTGGGGGTGGACCGGGAAGGACGGGTGGTGGGGGCCTCGGAGATCCACCCCTTGCAGATCACCCATGCTCTGTTTCAGCTCACCCAGGGGCTTCTCTTGCCCTATGTGGAGGTGGTGGAGGGGCCCTTGGGCCGGGTTCTAGCCCTCCACGTGCCCCAAAGCCCGGCGGCCATCGCTGTGGGGGTGGGGAGGGTGCCCTTTTGGGATGGAAAGCGTCTCACGGAGCTTAAGATGGGCCAGGCCCTGCCCGAGCCCGACTTCACCGCCCAGGTCCTGCCGGCGGCGAGCCTTTCCGACCTGGACCCGGTGGAGGTCCTGCGCCTAAGGCGCATCCTGGAGGAACGGGGGAGCAACCTGGCGGCCTTGCCGGACCTCGAGCTCCTCTTCGCCCTGGGGCTTTTGGAGCGGGTGGAGGGGGAGGAAAGGCCCACGGTGGCGGGGCTTCTCCTTGCGGGCACCCCCTTGGCCTTAAGGCGGCTTCTCCCCCAGGCGGAGGTGAGCTACTACTTCCACGAGAGCGAGGAGGGGTACACCTTCCGGGAGGATTTGCTTCGCCCCATCCCCGCCCTTTTGCAGCGGCTTAGGGACCTGATCCAGGCCCGGAACCGGGTGCGCTACCTGATGGTGGGGCTATTCCGCCTCGAGGTCTGGGACTTTGACCAGGAGGTTTACCGGGAGGCCCTCCTCAACGCCTTGGTCCACCGGGACTGGCAGAGCCCGGATGCCATCCAGGTGCACCACTACCCGGATCGCCTGGAGGTTTCCAACCCGGGAAGCTTCCCCCCCGGCATCACCCCGGAAAACATCCTCCGCCATCCCCCCAAAAGGCGGAACCCCCGTCTGGCCGAGGCCCTTTACCGGCTTGGCTACGTGGAGCGGGCGGGAAGCGGGGTGGACAAGATGTACCGCCTCCTCCTCAAGTATGGGAAGGAGCCCCCGGAGTACCGCCTTTTCCCCGAGGCCCTCACCCTGGTCCTTTACAATCCGGAGCTGGACGAGGCCTTCGTGCGGGAGCTGGCCGAGGCCCAGGAGCGCCTGGGCGGCTTCAGCCTGGACCACCTCATCGCCGTGGGCCACCTGCGCCGGGTGGGGGAGGCCACCTTGGAGGAGCTTTCCCGGGCCTTGCAGCTTCCTCCCGAAGCGGCCCGTAAGGTCCTTTCCCGCATGGAGCGCATGGGCCTTTTGCGCAAGGAAGGGGGGCGGTACCACCTTCTAAGGCGCGACCCTTTGGGGGAGAGGGTGCTGGGCCTTTTGGAGAGGCCCCGTTCCCGGCGGGAGGTGCAGGAGGGGCTTGGGCTTTCCCCAAGGGCGGCCTTGGTCCTTTTGAACCGCCTCATCCGCGAGGGCAAGGTGGAGCGGGTGGGCCGGGGGGCGGCCACCCGTTACCGGCGCCTCTAG
- a CDS encoding ammonium transporter: protein MRKTLWLAVGGFPGLALAEGVDGAATAWMLVSTALVLLMTPALAFFYGGLVRSKNALNTMMMSFAALGFVGAGWALLGYSLAFAEGGPWLGGLGHALLQGVGLEAKGEIPHLLFMAFQGTFAIITAALLTGGLVERMRFPALLLFLSLWGLLVYAPLAHWVWGGGFLGSLGALDFAGGTVVHINAGVAALVGALVLGARKDYGRQAILPHNVPFVLLGAALLWFGWFGFNGGSALGSGAVAALAFVNTLLAPAATLTVWALLDLLRTGKVTAVGLATAIVVGLVAITPAAGFVSPLSALVLGAVSALPSYFFLLWRPRSRLDDSLDVFGAHGLAGTTGALLTGLLAEKAWNGVADGLLFGNPGQLAVQALAVGVAVAYSALGTFLLLKLVGLFTPLRASPKEEGMGLDVTQHGEEAYVEGEGAILVLSEANPPALKPVGGKA from the coding sequence ATGCGGAAGACCCTGTGGTTAGCGGTAGGCGGATTCCCAGGACTGGCGTTGGCGGAAGGGGTGGATGGAGCCGCCACGGCCTGGATGTTGGTTTCCACGGCCCTGGTCCTCCTCATGACCCCGGCCTTGGCCTTCTTCTACGGGGGCCTGGTGCGGAGCAAAAACGCCTTGAACACCATGATGATGAGCTTCGCCGCCTTGGGGTTCGTGGGGGCGGGCTGGGCCCTTTTGGGCTACAGCCTGGCCTTTGCCGAGGGAGGCCCGTGGCTGGGAGGCCTCGGGCATGCCCTCTTGCAGGGGGTGGGCCTCGAGGCCAAGGGGGAGATCCCCCACCTCCTCTTCATGGCCTTCCAGGGCACCTTCGCCATCATCACCGCCGCCCTCCTCACCGGAGGCCTGGTGGAAAGGATGCGCTTTCCCGCCCTCCTTCTCTTCCTAAGCCTTTGGGGGCTTTTGGTCTACGCCCCCCTGGCCCACTGGGTCTGGGGCGGGGGGTTTTTGGGAAGCCTAGGGGCCCTGGACTTCGCCGGAGGCACGGTGGTACACATCAACGCCGGCGTGGCCGCCCTGGTGGGGGCCTTGGTCCTGGGGGCCCGTAAGGACTATGGCCGCCAGGCCATCCTGCCCCATAACGTCCCCTTCGTGCTCCTAGGGGCTGCCCTACTTTGGTTCGGCTGGTTCGGCTTCAACGGGGGAAGTGCCCTAGGCTCGGGGGCCGTGGCCGCCTTGGCCTTCGTGAATACCCTTCTCGCCCCCGCGGCCACCCTCACGGTCTGGGCCCTTCTGGACCTCTTGCGCACGGGAAAAGTTACGGCGGTGGGCCTGGCCACCGCCATCGTGGTGGGCCTGGTGGCCATCACCCCAGCAGCGGGGTTCGTATCTCCCCTGTCGGCCCTGGTGCTGGGGGCGGTAAGCGCCCTCCCCAGCTACTTCTTCCTCCTCTGGCGGCCCAGGAGCCGGCTGGATGACTCCTTGGATGTCTTCGGCGCCCACGGGCTTGCCGGCACCACAGGGGCCCTTCTCACCGGCCTCCTGGCGGAGAAGGCCTGGAACGGGGTGGCGGATGGCCTTCTTTTCGGTAACCCAGGGCAGCTCGCCGTCCAAGCCCTGGCGGTGGGGGTGGCGGTGGCCTACTCCGCCCTCGGCACCTTCCTTCTCCTAAAGCTGGTGGGCCTTTTCACCCCCTTGCGGGCCAGCCCCAAGGAGGAAGGGATGGGCCTGGACGTGACCCAGCACGGGGAGGAGGCCTATGTGGAGGGCGAGGGGGCCATCCTGGTGCTCTCGGAGGCTAACCCTCCGGCCCTTAAACCCGTGGGAGGTAAGGCATGA